The following coding sequences are from one Seonamhaeicola sp. ML3 window:
- a CDS encoding cytochrome C oxidase subunit IV family protein, whose amino-acid sequence MGHGHNLAILRGLIKFKSNTQKIWGVLILLSIVTAVEVVLGIIKPESLMVSFLGMKLLNWIFIILTIVKAYYITWDFMHMRDETAGLRRAVVWTGIFLIIYLIFILLQEGGYVFSVYKDGFIKRDF is encoded by the coding sequence ATGGGACACGGACATAATTTAGCAATATTAAGAGGTCTAATAAAGTTTAAGAGCAATACCCAAAAAATTTGGGGAGTACTAATACTATTGTCTATTGTAACAGCTGTAGAAGTTGTTTTGGGTATAATTAAGCCAGAAAGCTTAATGGTTTCTTTTTTAGGAATGAAATTACTTAACTGGATATTCATTATCCTAACAATTGTTAAGGCGTATTACATTACTTGGGATTTCATGCACATGCGCGATGAAACTGCAGGTCTAAGACGTGCTGTAGTCTGGACAGGAATATTCTTGATTATTTATTTAATCTTTATTCTTTTACAAGAAGGAGGTTATGTATTTAGTGTTTACAAAGACGGCTTTATAAAAAGAGATTTTTAA
- a CDS encoding cytochrome c oxidase subunit 3 codes for MSTTVVNAEAEGKTWGGGNQPLKASYGKMMMWFFIVSDALTFSGFLAAYGFSRFKFIKEWPIADEVFTHFPFLHGVDAPMYYVAFMTFVLIMSSVTMVLAVDAGHHMNKAKVTIYMFLTIIGGLIFVGSQAWEWNTFIKGDYGAVQTKGGNILQFVDTEGERVALRDFAIADAHKERVQNTRDKGLWFTSEGSLPTYTVDEVLHGLEANENILVRTQIINEEGEKTVLSRAESIKQIKENGKVIVEGANLHANEYGSPLFADFFFFITGFHGFHVFSGVVINIIIFFNVVLGTYERRKSYEMVEKVGLYWHFVDLVWVFVFTFFYLV; via the coding sequence ATGAGTACTACAGTTGTAAATGCTGAAGCAGAAGGAAAAACTTGGGGAGGCGGTAACCAGCCGCTAAAGGCGAGTTACGGTAAAATGATGATGTGGTTTTTCATCGTTTCAGATGCATTAACATTTTCGGGCTTTTTAGCAGCCTATGGTTTTTCAAGGTTTAAATTCATCAAAGAATGGCCAATTGCCGATGAGGTGTTTACCCACTTTCCTTTCTTACATGGTGTAGATGCTCCTATGTACTATGTGGCATTTATGACGTTTGTTCTTATTATGTCGTCTGTAACTATGGTATTGGCGGTAGATGCTGGTCACCACATGAACAAAGCAAAAGTAACCATTTACATGTTCTTAACCATAATAGGAGGTTTAATATTCGTAGGCTCTCAGGCTTGGGAATGGAATACATTCATTAAAGGAGATTATGGCGCTGTACAAACCAAAGGTGGTAATATTTTACAGTTTGTAGATACTGAAGGTGAAAGGGTTGCTCTTAGGGATTTTGCAATAGCAGATGCTCACAAAGAAAGAGTGCAAAACACGCGTGACAAAGGCTTGTGGTTTACTTCTGAAGGCAGCTTGCCAACTTACACAGTAGACGAAGTGCTTCACGGTTTAGAGGCCAACGAAAATATATTGGTAAGAACACAAATTATTAACGAAGAAGGCGAGAAAACAGTTTTATCGAGAGCTGAATCTATTAAGCAAATAAAAGAAAACGGAAAAGTTATCGTTGAAGGTGCCAACCTTCATGCTAACGAATACGGGTCGCCTTTATTTGCAGATTTCTTTTTCTTCATAACTGGTTTCCATGGTTTTCACGTATTTTCTGGTGTGGTAATTAATATTATCATCTTCTTTAATGTGGTACTAGGAACTTACGAACGTCGTAAGAGCTACGAGATGGTTGAAAAAGTTGGATTGTACTGGCACTTTGTAGATTTAGTTTGGGTATTTGTATTTACATTCTTCTACCTAGTTTAA
- a CDS encoding cytochrome c oxidase subunit 3: MDLTQGTPQEKQARAKKMMLWFGIISLIMSFMGWTSAFLVSSSRPDWLKDFQLPNAFITSTVLIIISSFAFIAAKKTLKQGNRAATTIWLLLTLTLGVFFIVFQFKGFQQIIDLGYNFTGPTSNVTMSYIYLIAVVHIMHVAAGIISLLVVIYNHFKQKYTAEQMLGFELSAIFWHFVDVLWVYLFLFLYFVR; this comes from the coding sequence ATGGATTTAACTCAAGGAACACCTCAAGAAAAGCAAGCTAGGGCAAAAAAAATGATGCTTTGGTTCGGTATCATTTCGTTAATTATGTCCTTTATGGGATGGACCAGTGCTTTTTTGGTAAGTAGCTCAAGGCCAGATTGGTTAAAGGATTTTCAATTGCCAAATGCCTTTATTACCAGCACGGTGCTTATCATTATTAGCAGTTTTGCCTTTATTGCAGCAAAGAAAACCTTAAAGCAAGGAAATAGGGCGGCAACAACCATATGGTTGTTGTTAACCTTAACTTTAGGTGTTTTCTTTATAGTGTTTCAATTTAAGGGCTTTCAGCAAATAATAGACTTAGGATACAATTTTACAGGACCTACCAGTAATGTAACCATGTCTTATATTTACCTCATTGCAGTGGTGCATATTATGCATGTAGCAGCCGGTATTATCAGTTTATTGGTGGTAATTTATAATCATTTTAAACAAAAGTATACAGCAGAGCAAATGCTAGGTTTCGAGTTGTCGGCCATTTTTTGGCACTTTGTAGACGTGCTCTGGGTTTACCTATTCTTGTTCTTGTATTTTGTACGTTAA
- the cyoE gene encoding heme o synthase: MDFKIMMVYFYKPIAKKLLWRIFALAKHDIALGRSKSSVATPSVISDFKEITKMRLSLSVVFSSLAGYLLGVETIDIQTLILLAFGGYFMVGASNGFNQIIEKDLDALMKRTKNRPIPSGRMSVNSAFVISSIFTILGIIILYTINKQTAMFGAISIFLYTCAYTPLKTMTPIAVFVGAIPGAIPFMLGWVAATDDFGIEPGTLFALQFFWQFPHFWAIGWFLFEDYEKAGFKMLPTGKQDKGTTVQTIMYTIWTIIVSIIPVFGFTGKLQLSVVAAITVFALGLGMLSYAVKLFKEMTAKAARQLMLASVLYITLVQIVYVVDKFIR, from the coding sequence ATGGATTTTAAAATCATGATGGTTTATTTTTACAAACCCATTGCCAAAAAGCTATTATGGCGTATCTTTGCACTCGCAAAACATGATATCGCATTGGGTAGGTCAAAATCTTCAGTAGCAACACCTTCGGTAATTTCAGATTTTAAGGAAATTACAAAAATGCGTTTGTCATTGAGCGTCGTTTTCTCCTCGCTTGCTGGTTATTTGTTAGGTGTAGAAACCATAGATATTCAAACACTCATATTACTTGCTTTTGGTGGGTATTTTATGGTGGGTGCTTCCAACGGCTTCAATCAAATTATAGAGAAGGATTTAGATGCTTTAATGAAGCGTACTAAAAACAGGCCAATTCCGTCGGGTAGAATGTCTGTGAATTCGGCATTTGTAATCTCTTCCATTTTCACCATACTGGGCATTATAATTCTATACACCATAAACAAACAAACAGCAATGTTTGGTGCCATATCTATATTTTTATATACCTGTGCCTATACCCCACTAAAAACAATGACGCCCATTGCAGTATTTGTGGGTGCCATTCCAGGAGCAATACCGTTTATGTTGGGTTGGGTAGCTGCAACCGATGACTTTGGGATAGAACCCGGAACTTTATTTGCGCTGCAGTTCTTTTGGCAGTTTCCGCATTTCTGGGCCATAGGCTGGTTTTTATTTGAGGATTACGAAAAAGCAGGGTTTAAAATGCTTCCTACAGGTAAGCAAGATAAAGGTACAACGGTACAAACCATTATGTACACCATTTGGACGATTATTGTATCTATTATTCCTGTTTTTGGGTTTACGGGTAAGTTACAATTATCTGTTGTAGCGGCTATTACTGTTTTTGCGCTAGGTTTAGGAATGTTAAGTTATGCTGTCAAGCTATTCAAGGAAATGACCGCCAAAGCGGCCAGGCAATTAATGCTTGCCAGTGTGCTCTATATAACACTTGTTCAAATAGTATATGTAGTTGATAAATTTATAAGATAA
- a CDS encoding T9SS type A sorting domain-containing protein, whose translation MLPLDNAGGGIYDIQALGVQLPQAIEDAFLETSFNFIPTFSSLDIGEGQEVINTTDLAKTYSPTRPPRAPKHIPFDNFYTNELTSEQHIQFTLNNSNWLMSELTDTPVSESCAFACGASINMSGNSFLCNGVTNNYSLTAGAESYFWQILSGGHLASLNGNNTQTVSLTTNNLNSTGKLILQGTLSSNRCSFSETIEKEIWVGAPQLASFIEFYNLNTGAMGYLCSYHNDNRYRFSLNGANGTINYEYKIKLWGSSTYTYISSLKTSNNNPIEGVMPNLIPGTYQFEIRFKNSCGWSPWFHYFVSYQDCSNPGMFRAYPNPTSSTLTIMNTQTSKDFASSPFEFSAMNRSAMVTSSRSVNTYRLFDFSGNLVISGQMDDETLIDVSKLKKGTYILKINANGEEETHQIVIE comes from the coding sequence ATGTTGCCATTGGACAATGCAGGTGGTGGCATTTATGATATTCAAGCCTTAGGTGTACAATTGCCACAGGCTATAGAAGATGCCTTTTTAGAAACCTCATTTAATTTTATACCTACTTTTAGTAGTTTAGATATTGGTGAAGGACAGGAAGTAATTAATACAACAGATTTAGCTAAGACCTATTCGCCTACTCGTCCACCTAGAGCTCCCAAGCATATACCCTTTGATAATTTCTACACCAATGAATTAACAAGTGAACAGCATATCCAATTTACATTAAACAACAGTAATTGGTTAATGTCTGAGCTTACCGATACACCTGTATCAGAGTCCTGTGCTTTTGCTTGTGGAGCTAGTATAAATATGTCAGGGAATAGTTTTTTGTGTAATGGTGTTACTAATAATTATAGTTTAACGGCTGGAGCAGAAAGCTATTTTTGGCAAATTTTATCTGGAGGTCATTTAGCGAGTCTCAATGGGAACAATACTCAAACGGTAAGTTTAACAACAAATAACTTAAATTCCACCGGAAAATTAATTTTACAAGGTACTTTATCCAGTAATCGATGTAGTTTTAGTGAAACCATAGAAAAGGAAATTTGGGTAGGGGCACCGCAATTAGCCAGTTTTATAGAGTTTTATAACCTTAACACAGGGGCTATGGGTTATCTTTGCTCTTATCATAACGATAATAGGTATAGGTTTAGTTTAAATGGTGCCAACGGTACCATAAATTATGAGTATAAAATTAAGTTATGGGGCAGTTCAACTTATACCTATATTTCTTCATTAAAAACTTCTAATAATAATCCCATAGAAGGTGTTATGCCCAATCTAATCCCCGGAACCTACCAATTTGAAATCAGGTTTAAAAATTCCTGTGGTTGGTCACCATGGTTTCATTATTTTGTATCATATCAAGATTGCAGTAATCCAGGTATGTTTAGGGCTTATCCTAATCCAACATCAAGTACATTAACCATCATGAATACGCAAACTTCAAAAGATTTTGCAAGTAGCCCTTTTGAGTTTTCTGCAATGAACAGAAGTGCTATGGTCACAAGTTCTCGAAGTGTAAACACTTACAGGCTTTTTGACTTTAGCGGTAACTTGGTGATATCTGGGCAAATGGATGATGAAACTCTTATTGATGTATCAAAGCTCAAGAAGGGCACATATATTCTTAAAATTAATGCCAATGGTGAAGAGGAAACCCATCAAATAGTAATTGAGTAA